The nucleotide sequence TCCAtcatatgagcaaaaaaaaaaaaaaaaaaaaaggttaatactGACACTTGTATCACACATACATAAATCTATACAGAGTAACCATAGTGACTGAGGATGGGTAACAACCACTTGTTGATGTGGGGAATGGGAACAGCCACAGTAGTTGAAAGATAACAATCCTGGTTGTAGGTAACGGGGAACACTTCATACTGATAAAGGGTACATCCATGGTGGTTGACGGAAAGAAGCAGCCACATGCGAGCAGTGAATACAGCGATAGTGACTGATCCAGGGGAATAGCGGTAGTGTTTGATAAGGGGGAAAAGCTGCAGTGATTGATGAAAAGGAATTGCTGTAGTGATTGAAAGGGAACAGCTGTAGTGGTTGATGTGGGTAACGGCTGTAGTGCTGATGAAGGAGAACAGCTGCAATGGTTGATCAAGGGAAACAGACATACTTGgacgaatggagagagagagagagaaaagcaagaACGAGAAACAAATGACTTTAGGGTGGAAGAAAAAGGGAGGTAATGACAACGAAGCGGGATAAACCCAGATCCATAGCAGAACCTTATCTTTTCCTGGCTACAGATAGTGCTGCATTTCCTGTTCACTGATAGCACATTAGATTAGATAAGACCAGATAAGATGAAAACCAACACTAGAATGGGACAGTGATGTCCTCCCGAGCTCTAGGGTACGACGAGTTCGTTTACCACATGAAAAGTTCGCTCGCCACGCGACGAATTCGTTAACCACTAGAATTCGTCTGCCACGCAAAGACTTCGTTCGCCACGCAAAGTTCGTCTGTTCGTCTGCCTCGCAAAAACTTCGTCCGCCACACAAAGTTCGTCTGCATCTGAGCGAAGAGTGCGTCTGCGACAAGAAGAGTTCGTTATGACTGAAGACGGGTACAGCCCAGTGGCCGTCAGCTCCCCTGCAGCAGGGGACACTGCCGGTGATGCTGACGGCTGGGAAGGGGGAAGACTCAAGAAATTAGCGTGGATGGCGCTTCCCTGCCTGAGTGTGCTCCTCTACCTGGGTGATCTGACGACCACCTTGTGCTACGCTGCCAACCTCTTCCTCCGCGCCGACGTGCGGGACGCGTTCATCCTAGGGCTGGACTTGAGGACGTGGGCATGGCTCATCATCATGGTCCGCGTCACCTCAGGCGTCGTCATCAACGTCATCGTCACCCTGAGCAGGTACCATCCGGTGGTGTAAACAAGGGCTTGACGTGTTGTCTGCCTGCTAACCTCACCTTTGACCCACAGATAAGGACTTGACAGGTCTACTCGGTCGGAATGTGTGGTGACTTCTTTATTTTCTAGTGTGAGTGTAAACACGAATGTAACCCATTAAAAGACATGATTTGACGGGTACATGAGGTCCTAAATCAGTTTCTTGACACGTCCTTGTGTTTCAGTCCACTAAGACGTTCGTGACACATCGAAAATTCATTTGACACATGTTGTCAGCCCTAAATCTAACTCTTAACTTTGTAGTATTTTTCTCAGCTTGCAATGACACGTCCGTGACTCCTCTACAAGTGTGACTTAATGGGTATACATGATTGTAACTTGGATTCAGTATTTGTACTAAAGGGTACATGACATCCAGACCTGCCGTACATCTCCAGATCATATTCTAACCATCACATGTTGGAGGCCTTTGACGACTCTTCATGATCGAGTCCAAGACCAATTCAGgaatcatacccaagagtcgcaccgtcttgcccaaggatcgtacagtcgtcctcaaacAGTGAACGACCATCTAGATGTTGACAACCACTGAATCCAAGAATATATAAAATTTCTTTAATCAAACTGATACATTAGTTATTTTCCTTAATGATTTCGCTACAATCCGCTGTTCCacataaaaaacaaattaaacacataTTGCCTTTATCTGCAACTTACATATGATCACTCTGTAAAATATTAATTCCTATAAGAATGCATTTACCACGGGTGTCTACTCATTAAATATCTTCTATAAATAAAGCaatgtatatattctctctcctgcTTTCCCAGGCACAAGATTGGCCTCCTGGACAAGAGGAATAAAGCGATGGAGTTACTGAAGTGCTGCGTACCGGAGTTCCACGCGTTGTCGGCGTGAGTATAGTACCCGCAACACCTGTTGTCGGGGCGCGTATAGTACCCGCAACACCTGTTGTCGGGGCGCGTATAGTACCCGCAACACCTGTTGTCGGGGCGCGTATAGTACCCGCAATACCTGTTGTCGGGGTGCGTATAGTACCCGCAACACCTGTTGTCGGGGTGCATATAGAACGTGCAACACCTGTTGTCGGGGTGCGTATAGTACCCGCAACACCTGTTGTCGGGGTGCGTATAGAACATGCAACACCTGTTGTCAGGGTGCGTATAGTACCCACAACACCTGTTAGGGTGAGTATAGTACCCACAACACCTGTTGTTGGCGTGAGTATAGTACCCGCAACACATCCACTGACGGAGTGAGTACCCGCAACATACCTTCTTCAGGTGGGTGTTGGTATACGTACATCTGCTGGATTATCTTGTAACTGCTTTTGAAAGCTCTTTAGCAATGACATAATATACCTTGCTTTTCTCTTCACGTTTACTTATCATAGTTGGGTACAATATTCTAGATGTGAAAAGCTACTTAAGAAGCATTTGTATGTTCTAAATTCCTCCGTCATCGAATTTCTTTAATTAGGTTATTGTTAACTGACAGACTTATGCCTTTATATTTCTCGATATCTCTAGCAACCCGATAAAAGCAAAATCATAACAATTATCAGTGATGTGGGTTGTAACAAGAACAGTTGTATCTTCTACTACTAAAATAGTCGTGTTCTGTTGGTTTGAATGAACTGAAGCAAGTTATTCATCAACTCGACTCATTAAACAGTTATGCTGGTATAAATAATCAAAGCTGGTCATTTACGAGTCTGACTCCTTCATCAGGTTAACATGAATGAACCGAAGCAACTGATTCACAGGTTAGGTTTAACAGTATCTTGTGTTGGTATAAAGGAAACGAACCAGTTTCACAAATTCGATTCATCCTAGAGAGATCCGGATAAAGTTATCCACAGGTTCGACTCACCCTAGAGTTTTGTGTTGGTCTGAGGGTTCAGTACCAAGTGATTCACAGGTTCGACTCACCCAAACGCTTTTTTGTTGGTCCTTCGGACTAGAACCGGGTGATTTACATGTCCATCTCACCAAAGTATGCTCTTCACACAGGCTCTACCGACACATGGAGATGGCCCTGAGTGAgcctgtgtctgtgagtgtgttggaGCTGGCGGCCTTCACCCGCCTCCTACAGACCGTGCTGGAGGCTGTACCACAGACCCTCCTACAGACCTACTTCCTCTTCACAGACCAAACGCGAAAGGATTCCAACTTCGCCAGTGAGCTAAAGTTTGGTCTTACTGTATAGAATTATGATTTTTTTGAAGTGTAGAGTTTAAGACTCAAttctgtgatcctttccaatatatatatatatatatatatatatatatatatatatatatatatatatatatatatatatgcactatgtGTTCAGCAACACCTACACCGAAACCCATAAATTCCCACTACAACGCAACATTTCGTGTGGGAGCAAAAAAAACCTGTGCAGTACGCCATGGAGCAACACTAACCCTTTCTGGTTGTCCTCGTAAGGTACAATaccaccctctccccttcctaccaccacttcAGACAGCAACACTAAGCTCCTTGATGTCCTGCTGAACGTGAAggaacatccctccctccccccttcctgagATTAGAGCACTCAGCCTTCTTCACCGTCTCCGTCAGGAGACCTGCCCGCTACCAGCGTGAGCTTCTCCCTGCTGAACGCCACCTTCGGCTACACATTCTTCCTGGTGTACATGTACTACGACACGGAATACGAGTGCCCTCGCCTCCGTCAGGGCCTCCTGCTCGCCCTCGCCTCCTTCTTGATTCTTGGTGAGTTATTGAAACTGTCGGTCAAGACTAATTTGTTCGGTGAGcgtcatctcgtgtgtgtgtcttgctttaTTCTGCTTCACGTATATAGAGGTACATCTGTATGGCGTTTATATACTATATACACCACCCCTCAACCTCTGTACCAATTGGTATCGCATTTGTTTTTAATCTACCCTGAACTGTCATCAGACCGTGGTCTGTACTGTAACAAAtaaattcatcatcattattggtgGCAGACGTTGCAGCAGCAGTAATATTAGTGGCAGGTTAATCCCCTGTACTCAGGTGGTCGGGCCTTCTCGGTGTCGCTGATGGCGTGGGCCTACATGCCATGGCTCGCCTGCCTCTGCCTGCTGATCATCGTGCTCGTGATCTTCTCCTGGTGGACTGCTAGGGTGCAGCAGCGGCGTGGCCACCCCTGCTACAACCTCCCCGCGCGCACCGCCATCACCCTCTTCCAGACCTTCACGGCAGCCACCGACCTGAAGCTGATGCTGACCCTGGCCGTCATCTACACTGGTCTCTCCGTGACATACGTCATCCAACTTCACCAGACCGCGACGCACTGGGCGCTCTTCTGCGTGCCTATATTTGCTCAGGTCGTAGGCACGTTCCTGGCGTGGGTCTGCCGACGCCTGTACGAGAGGGCGTACGAGACGCTGACCCGCTCTGTCCTACCAGACGAACGAGCGTCTACGAGAACCGAGCAAGCTGAGGACGACGGAGTTCCCTGAAGGTTTCTCACACTATGACAAGTCTTAATCAACAATCTTACTAAGAACTGGACCCCCGAGTTATCACTGATGACTTACTAAATAGTTTTACGAGACCTGACCAACGAAAACCATGCATGCAATGATCATAATAATTTATATTTTAACCAAAAATTCCAACAGTAGAGACgcaaaaacattgaaaaaaaaatgtgcgaGTTTTATGATCGCTAATGAAGATACGATGCGCATCAGCAAAGGTTTGAGATTAATGTAATGCACCCCTTATACGTCCCTAACATTATAAAACTTATGTTTTCACAGGTCTCCTTGATGTCTGGTGTACAGTCTCTGGGGTGTAAACACCCCTTCCTGAACTGGTTACAAGCAACTAGTGTCTTTAAGTGGTGTGAGATACTGTTCTATcgttattcatttttcttacTTTCCTTATATTACTGCACTTTTCATTTACTTTAATTTCACTTAAACGATGTACACAAAAACGGATGACAAAGATTTAAGTTACAGTTGACCTGATGTAGTACATAAGTGATTAAAGGTGGAGCATTTCATTTTAATTTCAAAGCATTTTACTCTATTTTCGAGGCATTGTATGTTACTTTCAAAACAGTTTACCTTATATTTGGAGCCTTATAACTCGCTCTGTTTCAGAGTAATGAATTTCACAAGGGAAACACCTTTGCAGGCTTGATATATTTCGTCCATGTACAGAAATTTACGTTTAAGGATGACGGAACAGATCTAATACATCTTAATAAATACCCGACTACAAACTAACGTATGTCATAATAGAAAACTCAAATGACCTTTCTTGGCTAGGCAAAACATACCAATTCTCGTGAAGAATGTTACAATACCAATATGATAGTAAGGTGTACATGAAAATTTCTTAGCTAATAAGAATTTTATACTTTAATGACaccatatcaattttttttttttcaatttaacgTCAGCCCTAACAAGTAACATTTATAGATGTAACTAGAACACATTTCTATACCAAGGTTGGATCGCAACTGCAGATggcatatatctatctacctacaaaGAAAATCATACCAAGTTATACAGGAAAAGCTCACACTAGAAATCGCCTTATGAAAACAGACTAAAATATTGTCTGCAACGCAGAGATCagtgtccaatatatatataaaacatggcGGTCTAAAAAAAAACAGGCGCAAAAGACAAGTGTTCAACACACTATCACAGTGCATACAGTCCTGCCAAATACATTCCGAAACAGATTGTATATTGTTGAACAAAGGCAAGAGAAAGGGAACTGTCCATGTGTTATCCTCACACTCATCATCTATTCCCAAGAACTAAAGTGTTTAATGACTCAATCTTCTGTTCACTAACAGGGAAGATATTTTGATAACTTCAGCGCTACATGTAAATTTTCACCTCATAAACTTTTTACATAACTTACTTTCCAACACTGTAAACAATACACATAACCAGTTCTATTTCACACTATCCACATACCTGTTGGATGTTTACCGCCTTCAAGCCTTAGTCTGCCACTCAGAGAACATGTAACAAAATCTTTGCTATACCTCTAAGGGTAATACACTTTCAGTCTACTCTACACCATATTTAAGGTCATTAATCCGAGGTACAAtagttaaaaaaaagggaaatacacTAGATGCCCTAATATTAGGGAAACACACCAAATTTTAAGTTAACTGAAGTTTTGG is from Panulirus ornatus isolate Po-2019 chromosome 57, ASM3632096v1, whole genome shotgun sequence and encodes:
- the LOC139766378 gene encoding uncharacterized protein, giving the protein MTEDGYSPVAVSSPAAGDTAGDADGWEGGRLKKLAWMALPCLSVLLYLGDLTTTLCYAANLFLRADVRDAFILGLDLRTWAWLIIMVRVTSGVVINVIVTLSRHKIGLLDKRNKAMELLKCCVPEFHALSALYRHMEMALSEPVSVSVLELAAFTRLLQTVLEAVPQTLLQTYFLFTDQTRKDSNFARDLPATSVSFSLLNATFGYTFFLVYMYYDTEYECPRLRQGLLLALASFLILGGRAFSVSLMAWAYMPWLACLCLLIIVLVIFSWWTARVQQRRGHPCYNLPARTAITLFQTFTAATDLKLMLTLAVIYTGLSVTYVIQLHQTATHWALFCVPIFAQVVGTFLAWVCRRLYERAYETLTRSVLPDERASTRTEQAEDDGVP